In the genome of Enterococcus sp. DIV2402, the window CAGTTTCAATAATTTTCTTCACATCTGTATACTGTGGTTCCCAACCCAATACGTCTTTTGCTTTATCACTTGAAGCGACCAATGTGCTTGGATCGCCTGCACGACGTGGGGCGATGATTGCTGGGATTTCTTTTTGCGTGACTTCTCGAGCGGCTTCTAACATTTCTTTTACAGAGTAACCATTGTTGCTACCTAAATTAAAGACATTGCTTTCATTCCCAGCTTTTAAATAATCTAAGGCTAATAAATGTGCCGCAATTAAATCTTCTACGTGGACATAATCACGAATACACGTGCCATCTGGTGTATTGTAGTCGTCCCCAAAAATAGATAATGCTTTGCGTTGCCCTAATGCCACTTGTAAAATAATTGGAACTAAATGCGTTTCGGGTGTATGATCCTCACCAATCGAAGCATCTGCTTTTGCCCCAGCAACATTGAAATAACGTAAAGCTACAAACTTCATACCATATGCGTTGTCACACCAGTTCATCATTTTTTCCATCATCAACTTACTTTCACCATATGGATTTTTCGGATTCGTTGGGGTCGTTTCTGAAATCGGTGATACTTCTGGTTCGCCATACGTAGCGGCTGTTGAAGAAAAGACAATGTGTTTCACCTCATGTTCTTGCATCACTTCTAACAAAATTTGCATGCCATAGACATTATTATTGAAGTATTTTAATGGTTTTTCAACGGATTCTCCAACTAACGAACTTGCTGCAAAATGAATGACACCATCAATCGTTTCCTTTTCAAAAACTTCTGCTACAAATGCTTTGTCACGAACATCCCCTTCATAAAAGCGTGCGTCTTGATGCACAGCCGCACGGTGCCCAGTCAATAAATTGTCAATCACTACAACATCTTCACCACGTTGAATTAATTGATTCACAGCGTGCGAGCCGATATAACCAGCTCCACCTAATACTAAAATAGACATTTGTTGTCCTCGCTTTCGTTTTTTAAATACTCTTGTCTTATCTTATAACTTTCTTGCACCATCATCAATGCTTGCTTGATAAATATCGGTCGCATAACCAATTTTGTCTAAATATTCGTTAGAAACAGTTTCTACAAAATCTTGCCAATCGGTTTGTTTGACTAAAGCAATCGCACATCCACCAAAGCCAGCACCGGTCATTCGTGCCCCCAATACACTCGGATGCTTTTGAGCCGCTGTAACCAAGGTATCTAATTCCATTCCGGTCACTTGATACGCTTCTTTCAATGATGCATGCGAAGCGTTTAATAATTCTCCAAAAGTCACTAGATCATCTTTTTGTAATGCTTGACGGGCTTTTAACGTTCGCTGGTTTTCTGTTACAGCATGTTTTGCACGTTTGATTAATGTCTCATCGCCAATTAGTTCAGTATTTGCCAAAAATGTTACTTCATCAAGCTCACCTAATGTTTGAATAGCTAACTGTGTTTGTAATCGGCGTAACGCTTCTTCGCATTCTCCACGGCGTTCATTATATTTGGAATCAGCAAGTTCTCGTCTTTTATTCGTATTCATAATAGCCACCACATATTCACCAAAAATTGCTGGAACGACTTCATACTTTAGGGTAGTTGTATCTAACAATAATGCATGGTCTTTTTTGCCCATTCCAATAGCAAATTGATCCATAATTCCTGAATTAACACCAATGAATTCATTCTCCACTTGTTTGCCGATTTTAACTAAATCTAAACGTTCGATACTTAAAGCAAACAAATCTTCTAAGATAACTCCTGTCAAAAGTTCAATCGAAGCAGAAGATGAAAGACCCGCACCGTTTGGAATATTGCCATAGAAAACGATATTTACTCCCGAATCAATCAAATGTCCTGCTTCTTTTAAAAAGCGGATCATCCCTTTCGGATAGTTCGCCCAATCATGCGCCTTTTCATAATTCAGTTCATCGATTGAAAAAGTAATCACGCCTTTCTCTGGAAAATTTTCAGAATACAAGCACACAAGCTGATCCTCTCGCTTGCTTGCTAAACCATATGTTCCTAAGGTGATTGATGCGGGAAATACATGACCGCCATTATAATCTGTATGTTCACCGATTAAATTGATACGTCCGGGAGCAAAGTAGTTGCCCGTGGCATTTGTTTCAAAAATATCATTGAAAACCTTTTCTAATTTTTCCATCTTATTACCGGCTCCTTTTTTATTAGTAAATACATTGTATAATATTTAGTAAATATTTTCAAATTTTTTATTAAAATAAATTTAACATGGTATATTACTTTGCAAAATTCCCATATTCATTCATAATGTAAGTAAGATAAATGAAGTGAGGTGAAGGAACAATGAAAAAATTTGTTACAGGATTTGTCGTAGGTTCTCTTGCTACAACTGCAGCAACAATCGGCTTGATTGCCACAATAAAAAAACAAGTCATTGATCCAATTGAAGAAAAAGAAGCAGTCAATGATGAAAAACGCCGCAAAGCAAATCGTAAAAGCTTCGCAAGATAATTAAAAACGAGAGATGTCTGTGTTTAACCCCAAAGTTAGATTTTTGATCTAACTTTTGAGTCTCACAACAAACATCTCTCGTTTTTTTATTTTAATTTTTCTGCTTAGTCTTACCCGTCCAGCTATCATAGCCATCTTTTAAGATATAAATATTTTTATATCCTTTTTTACGTAATTTATTCGCCGCACGAACACTTAATGCTTTTGAACGATCATAAAGATAAACTGGTTGATCTTTACGAATTGCTGAAATCGAAGTATCCAACACGGTATAAGGAATGTTACGGGCACCTAAAATATGTCCCGCATCAAATTCAGCTTTCTCACGAACATCAATCACTTGCGCTTTACGCATACCTTCGCGAAATTCTTCTTCTTCAATAATTGTAGCCGAACGTTTTCCTAAGATATAGTAATATAACCAATTTAATCCCATGAAAACTAGAACTAAAAGTAAAACTAGTGTTAACGTATTAAAAAAATTCATGTTTTGTTTCTACCTTTCTATTTTATAAATTGCAAAGCCAATGAAG includes:
- the galE gene encoding UDP-glucose 4-epimerase GalE; its protein translation is MSILVLGGAGYIGSHAVNQLIQRGEDVVVIDNLLTGHRAAVHQDARFYEGDVRDKAFVAEVFEKETIDGVIHFAASSLVGESVEKPLKYFNNNVYGMQILLEVMQEHEVKHIVFSSTAATYGEPEVSPISETTPTNPKNPYGESKLMMEKMMNWCDNAYGMKFVALRYFNVAGAKADASIGEDHTPETHLVPIILQVALGQRKALSIFGDDYNTPDGTCIRDYVHVEDLIAAHLLALDYLKAGNESNVFNLGSNNGYSVKEMLEAAREVTQKEIPAIIAPRRAGDPSTLVASSDKAKDVLGWEPQYTDVKKIIETAWNWHVSHPNGYEE
- a CDS encoding galactokinase, whose product is MEKLEKVFNDIFETNATGNYFAPGRINLIGEHTDYNGGHVFPASITLGTYGLASKREDQLVCLYSENFPEKGVITFSIDELNYEKAHDWANYPKGMIRFLKEAGHLIDSGVNIVFYGNIPNGAGLSSSASIELLTGVILEDLFALSIERLDLVKIGKQVENEFIGVNSGIMDQFAIGMGKKDHALLLDTTTLKYEVVPAIFGEYVVAIMNTNKRRELADSKYNERRGECEEALRRLQTQLAIQTLGELDEVTFLANTELIGDETLIKRAKHAVTENQRTLKARQALQKDDLVTFGELLNASHASLKEAYQVTGMELDTLVTAAQKHPSVLGARMTGAGFGGCAIALVKQTDWQDFVETVSNEYLDKIGYATDIYQASIDDGARKL
- a CDS encoding DUF3042 family protein codes for the protein MKKFVTGFVVGSLATTAATIGLIATIKKQVIDPIEEKEAVNDEKRRKANRKSFAR
- a CDS encoding rhodanese-like domain-containing protein; amino-acid sequence: MNFFNTLTLVLLLVLVFMGLNWLYYYILGKRSATIIEEEEFREGMRKAQVIDVREKAEFDAGHILGARNIPYTVLDTSISAIRKDQPVYLYDRSKALSVRAANKLRKKGYKNIYILKDGYDSWTGKTKQKN